A stretch of the Sphingobacterium thalpophilum genome encodes the following:
- a CDS encoding EamA family transporter, producing the protein MSNNNETVGRGKYLLAAFLAPFIWGFMSISVRWIRDYPAEDILYFRIVTALAVLWLYLLLFRRKLVQSDLKKFRNLPGPAKRRQAGLTILASVLIFGNWFTYIYAVNHVSIQSAALAYLTCPLITAAAAYFILKEKLGILQKVALLIALGSVCLLANGSLNDVLWAVTIATCYAFYLIVQRVSTGFDKLTQLAVQLSICALFVVPKLLYNHHDLPREPLFWGTILLIAVLFTIIPLFLSMYALIGISSTTTGVLLYINPLIAFTLAATYFQEPVSPIKYLAYSIILIAIILFNSRNLRTSKNKQSA; encoded by the coding sequence GTGAGCAACAATAATGAAACTGTAGGCCGCGGAAAATATCTTCTCGCGGCTTTTTTGGCTCCCTTCATCTGGGGATTCATGTCCATATCAGTACGCTGGATCAGGGACTACCCGGCAGAAGACATTCTTTACTTCCGAATAGTCACGGCCCTGGCTGTGCTCTGGCTTTATCTGCTCCTGTTCCGAAGAAAATTAGTCCAGTCAGACTTGAAGAAATTCAGGAATCTTCCGGGTCCAGCTAAACGGCGGCAGGCCGGGCTTACCATTCTGGCTTCTGTGCTGATCTTCGGCAACTGGTTTACCTATATCTATGCCGTCAACCATGTCAGTATTCAGTCTGCAGCACTAGCCTACCTGACCTGTCCTTTGATAACTGCTGCAGCCGCCTATTTTATACTGAAAGAAAAACTGGGTATCTTACAGAAAGTGGCATTGCTGATCGCTCTGGGCAGTGTATGTCTGCTGGCGAATGGCTCCTTAAATGATGTCCTCTGGGCTGTCACCATCGCCACCTGTTACGCTTTTTACCTCATCGTGCAACGAGTATCCACTGGTTTTGACAAACTCACTCAGCTGGCTGTCCAGCTCAGTATATGTGCGCTATTTGTTGTCCCCAAGTTACTCTATAATCACCATGATCTCCCAAGAGAACCGTTATTTTGGGGCACTATACTACTTATTGCCGTTTTGTTTACTATTATCCCCCTGTTTCTAAGCATGTACGCTTTGATCGGCATTTCATCGACGACCACCGGTGTACTGCTTTACATCAACCCGTTGATCGCGTTCACCCTGGCAGCCACCTACTTCCAGGAGCCGGTATCCCCCATTAAATATCTTGCTTACAGCATTATATTGATCGCGATCATCCTATTCAATAGTCGTAATTTACGAACTTCGAAAAACAAACAGTCAGCATAG
- a CDS encoding RidA family protein, translated as MSKKEILNTDKAPAAIGPYNQAIKAGNTLYVSGQIPLVPETMELISTGVKDEAHQVLKNVEAILSNAGYSFQDVVKASIFLSDMDNFALVNEVYAEYFKEAQPARECVAVKTLPKNVNVEISVIAWKD; from the coding sequence ATGTCAAAAAAAGAGATCTTAAATACAGATAAGGCACCTGCAGCGATAGGCCCATATAACCAGGCTATCAAAGCGGGCAATACACTTTATGTTTCGGGGCAGATTCCGTTGGTTCCGGAAACCATGGAACTGATTTCCACCGGCGTAAAAGATGAAGCCCACCAGGTACTCAAAAATGTGGAAGCTATTTTGAGTAACGCGGGATATAGCTTTCAGGATGTTGTCAAAGCTTCTATTTTTTTAAGCGACATGGATAATTTTGCCCTTGTGAATGAAGTGTATGCAGAGTATTTTAAGGAAGCACAACCCGCACGTGAATGTGTTGCCGTCAAGACACTTCCGAAAAATGTCAACGTCGAAATTTCGGTCATCGCCTGGAAAGATTGA
- a CDS encoding DUF6728 family protein: MYFFRKHNADRPMNSSIKAMHIINATAIIIFLLGLIYKLFFSS, translated from the coding sequence ATGTACTTTTTTAGAAAGCACAACGCCGATCGTCCCATGAATAGCAGTATAAAAGCCATGCACATTATTAATGCAACGGCAATTATTATCTTTTTATTGGGACTGATCTATAAACTATTTTTTTCATCCTAA
- the nagA gene encoding N-acetylglucosamine-6-phosphate deacetylase yields MNKIALTGGKIYTADEVLEKRALLLQQGRVVGIVADNDLPADYQAFAVDGCNLCAGLVDLQLYGDGMDLYSAELSLDSLQRISEGLIDKGTTSYMMTLATNTMEVFREAIQVAEGFHHDAFLGLHLEGPFLNPKKRGAHPAELILSPSKQRIDALLADNKVVKMMTIAPECMDEDVLQHLQKYQVLLSAGHSNATFEEGTRGFDLGIPTSTHLFNAMSPLHQREVGMVGAIFNHRTARASIIVDGHHVSFEAVRIAKKQMGDRLFMITDAVAACNKGIYQHVLQDGYYSLPDGTISGAAISLFEGIKNCVQQVGISLQEAIRMATQYPAALLGREDIGTLNPDSMGNVIVFTDDFQLKHVFFKGQLRGHAVLNQGR; encoded by the coding sequence ATGAATAAAATAGCACTTACTGGCGGTAAGATTTATACCGCTGACGAAGTTTTGGAAAAGAGAGCGTTACTCCTGCAGCAGGGTAGAGTTGTCGGTATCGTTGCGGATAATGATCTTCCGGCTGACTATCAGGCTTTTGCCGTTGACGGTTGCAACTTATGTGCCGGGCTGGTCGACCTGCAATTGTACGGCGACGGTATGGATTTGTATTCTGCAGAGCTGAGCCTCGACTCATTGCAGCGTATTTCGGAGGGGTTGATTGACAAAGGAACTACTTCTTACATGATGACGCTGGCGACAAATACCATGGAGGTGTTTCGGGAGGCCATCCAGGTCGCTGAAGGATTCCACCATGATGCGTTCCTTGGGCTACATCTGGAAGGCCCTTTTTTAAACCCAAAGAAAAGAGGCGCACATCCAGCGGAATTGATTCTGAGCCCATCGAAGCAACGTATTGACGCTCTATTGGCGGATAATAAGGTTGTTAAAATGATGACCATTGCACCCGAATGCATGGATGAGGACGTGCTGCAGCACCTGCAAAAATACCAGGTGTTGCTCAGTGCCGGACATAGCAACGCGACTTTTGAGGAAGGAACACGAGGCTTTGATCTGGGGATACCGACAAGCACACATCTGTTTAACGCCATGTCACCGCTACATCAACGTGAAGTAGGTATGGTAGGGGCTATTTTTAACCACCGGACTGCTCGGGCGAGTATTATTGTGGATGGGCATCACGTGAGTTTTGAAGCCGTAAGAATTGCTAAAAAGCAGATGGGGGACCGCCTGTTTATGATCACGGATGCTGTAGCGGCCTGCAACAAGGGGATTTATCAGCACGTGCTGCAGGATGGTTACTACTCCCTGCCTGATGGCACAATTTCGGGAGCAGCAATTTCACTTTTCGAGGGGATCAAAAATTGTGTGCAGCAAGTCGGTATTTCTTTACAGGAGGCTATCCGTATGGCCACACAGTATCCAGCAGCCCTTCTGGGCAGAGAAGATATCGGTACTCTCAATCCGGACAGTATGGGCAACGTTATTGTCTTTACCGATGATTTTCAGTTAAAGCATGTTTTTTTTAAAGGGCAATTGCGTGGTCATGCCGTTTTAAACCAAGGACGATAA